The sequence below is a genomic window from Deltaproteobacteria bacterium GWC2_55_46.
TTGTCGAGCGTGTCTTCCAGGTCTTCACTACCTGTGGGAAAAAAGAAGCCGTGGTCAACGTGCCGCCCAGCAGCCCGAGCAGGGTAATCGAGTCCATTCAATCCTCCAATAAGGTTCCTGATATTCATTCTATTTGATTACCGGGATTTTTCAAAGCCTTTTCGGGGCCGGTTGGCCAACTGTCCCTGGGTACAGGTTCATCTGGCTTCTGAAATAAGTATAATACCCGAAAATAGGCGATCTGTGAGCTGTCGTTCTGGCCGTGGTCGGCTTGAAATGGCGGCTTTTCGCGAGAATACGTCTTTGGGGGCGGTGGGCCAGACGGGGCTGAGGCTGGGTCTGGCCTGTACTACCGTACCCGGGAAGAAGGGGCAGGAGAGCGGGGACTCCCTGCCCTCTTTTTCATTTCGGCGCTTGTCTTTTGTATATTATAATCTCTTGACTCAAACCGCATAGATGTTAAAATCCTTAAATCATTCGCCCCTGCCGGGCAAGCAAAAAATATCAAGACAAAGCGCCCGTGGCTCAGCTGGACAGAGCATCTGACTACGAATCAGAGGGTCGGGGGTTCGAATCCCTCCGGGCGCGCCAAGAATATCAGGGGGTTACGGCTATCGTAGCCCCTTTTTCATTGACTGTGCCAAATCTTTGCTGATCCTGTCCACGATCTTCCCGGCTACAATCCCGCCATCCAGACAAAACCGGTTTTCTCGTGTATATTTCATCTTTAAAATCAAAATGGGGCCTTGAGCCGTCAAAAGTCACGGAGAAGCGGCTATACCCATGTTAGGGTGGCAAGCATTTTGAGGACCGGGCTAATTCTTAATGTCTCACCCTCCTCTTTTATCCACCTCCCATCGAGGGAGGGGGGCGAAGCGCGGGGTGAGAGGGCAGTAAGCCTCAAAGCTGAATAAATATACTCTCGGTCGGTCTTTCAGCCCGGCCAAAACCTTGAACTACGCCTTTCAGGCGATAGTGGTTCAGTTATTCCACGTAAGAAAGTATAATATGACGATGCGCTCAAAAATATTTCCAGCGATCATAATACTTCTGCTGATGGCTGTCGCTGGCTGCGACAGGCCGATGATACTCAAGACCGACAGCATCACAAAACAGGAAGGCGTGATGATCGCCGGGACATATCATGGCCATTGGAAGCCCCGCTTTACCTCCGGTATATCTGTCAAGATAGACGAGAATGATGTCGTCGAGATACCGTGGGCCGAGGGGCGTTTTTTGGAGCTAAACCCCGGAAGCCACTCCTTCGAGATATGGTACGGTTGGTTTGCGCGGCGCGCCTCCGTGGCAAAGGGTTGTTTCAAGCTTAACCAGGGGCAGGTGTTGTATCTGGAATATAACCCGCAGGGGACGTCAGAGGGCAAGGTCGATCTGCTCGATCTGAATAGCAGGAGCCAGATAAATTATAATAAAAAATGTTTATAGTGCGTCTTTCGTCAGTAGCATGGGACTGAGAAAGCACGGCAGGGCATGAAAAGGCAAATCTGGGCTGCTTACATAATGATCGGCGCGGTGGTCCTGCTCCAACCCAGCCATGACCCCGACATGGCGCTCTGAGCATATGGCGCCGTGTACTGTATTTTGCCGCTCTCCCCTCGCGCTCCATCAGAATTGCGGAAAAATGAAGCCGTTTGTCATAGTAAAAACAAAAAAATGAGTCTCACGCCATGAATATGTTCATCCTTGATAGCGAGATCTACATAAGGCTCGGATTTTTCCTGTCTATCTTCGCGTTTATGGCTGTGTGGGAGATCGCGGCGCCTCGCAGGGCCTTCACCACTTCAAAGCTCTCCCGCTGGTACAGAAATATTTCCATAACCTTTCTCAACGCCGTTGTTGTACGCATTCTTTTTCCTGTGACAGCCTTGGGTGTCGCCCTTATCGCCAGGGAGCGAGGATGGGGGGTCTTCAATATATTTTCGGCAGGTGATTTGATAGCGGGGGTCATAGCTATCATGGCCCTTGATCTGATCATTTATCTTCAGCACCGCTGGTTTCATTCCGCTCAGACCTTCTGGCGCATTCACATGGTCCACCATACGGACCTTGATGTCGATGTAACGACCGGGGCCAGATTCCATCCTTTTGAGATCATCCTCTCGATGATGATAAAGATGCTCGCGATCATCATAATCGGCGCTCCGGCCTGGTCCGTTCTGGCGTTTGAGGTCTTGCTCAACGGGACTTCGATGTTCAATCACTCCAACGCCTATATAGGCCTTCGAACCGACGGTATCCTGAGAAAATTTATCGTGACGCCTGATATGCACCGGGTCCATCATTCCGTATTGACCGATGAGACCAACAGCAACTTCGGCTTTAACCTGCCGTGGTGGGACCATTTGTTCGGCACCTACCGGCGTCTGCCTGCAGACGGGCATCAAGGCATGACGATCGGCCTCCCCGATTTCAGAGACCCGGACCGTCTAACGCTGTCATCAATCCTGGCCATGCCTGTTACCATGGGAAAACGGAGTTAGGCGTGGTGGGCTGTGCCCACCATCTTTTATCTGAGACCCCGAAAAATCAACTCTTTCGGCCCTTCAGGTTGGGTAAGTGAAGCGTTACCCAACAAAAGCACTGAATCAAAGGGCTACGGCAGATTGCCGTAGCTTAGAGCCGGGTATAAAGCGGAGCTTAAAATATAATGGCGAAAAGAGTTGATTTCAAGTAGCTTATAAGCTACAATTGATAAAAATCAATGGAAACGTACCCATACTCTATCGAGTATTACCTGACAGCTGCCAATAAAAAGCCATTTAAAGAATGGCTGGGCGGCTTAGATATTGGGGCAAGGGCAAAGATTCGCGTCAGGCTGGATAGGGTTAGGCTGGGTAATCTGGGTAAAAACCGTTCTGTTGGTGAAGGGGTTTACGAATTAAAAATCGATTATGGCCCAGGGTACAGGGTTTACTATGCGCTGAATGGAAAAACAGTTGTGTTGTTACTGATTGGCGGCGATAAATCGACCCAGAAAAAAGATATCTTACTGGCAAAAGCCTATTGGCAAGATCACAAAGAGAGGAAACAATGACTAAAAAAATCACCAGTTATCAGGAAGACCTGATCGAGTCCTTAAAAGACCCGCGTGAAGCCGCCGAATATCTAAATGCGGCAATTGAAGATGGGGATAAAGAAGTTTTTCTTTTAGCAATGCGGAATGTGATTCTTGCTCATGGTGGAATGGCGGTAGTCGCAAAAAAGGCGCGTATGAATCGAGAAAGCCTTTATCGTATGCTTTCAAAGAAGGGCAATCCAGAACTTAAAAGCATTTTAAATCTGCTTCAAATTGTTGGGCTGAAGATCAGTATTGAATCGGGGAAAAACAGCCGTACTAAAACAGTTAAGCGTAAGGCTGCATAGGGCTATTGCGCTAGCTATGTTTTTACCAGCCGGGTGGGCTCCGCCAACCATTAAAAAGAGGCCATTAATGACATTGCATGTCGAATTATAGCTTCGTAGCTTGGGCTCGGCCCACCATTCTTTGTCTGAGACCCCTGCAATCCTCTTCTCCCCTGAAATTCCCGGTTGCGTACACCGTCAATAGATTGTATGTTATTTGAAAGCAGACCAACTCAATTTTTATATCATGAAAGGTGGATCATGGACGTAAAGGACAGCAACGGAAACGCCCTTAGCGATGGGGATTCTGTGCAGGTCATCAAAGACCTTAAGGTAAAGGGCTCTTCCATCACCCTTAAAAGGGGGAAGGTCTTTAAAAGCATCCGCCTCACCTCTAAAAACGATGAGGTCGAGTGCCGTGAGGGTAAGACCACGATTGTTCTAAGGACGGAATTTTTGAAAAAGGCCTGATCCTGTAATCCGGCGGACCGGGTTTCGCTCTCGCGAGACCCGGTAATCTGATCTCCCGCCTGGCTCATCAAAGCCCGCCCATGGGCTCCGCCCCTTTAAGCACCTCCAGCGCCATCGCCCTGTTCTTGCGGGCCGCAACGTCAGTCGGGTCTATCGCAAGGGCCTTGTTAAAGTCGTTCAGGGCCAGCCCGTATCTGCCAAGTATCCCGTACGCGCTCCCCCTGTTCACGTAGGCGTCCTTGTAGCCAGGGTTCAGGAAGAGCACCTTCGTGAAGTCCTCGATGCTCTTTTCGTAATCCCCCGCGTCGAAATACGCGGAACCCCGGTTGTAATAGGGGAGCAGGTTTATGGGATTATCGGCAGCGGCCCCCTTCTCCTCAATGATCGATATCTGATAGGACCAGAGCGAGAGCGAGTCCTTCCATACGGGCAGTTGTCTCCACGTAAGCGCGGCCAATATCGAAGACGAGATCAAAATGGCCGCCGCAACTGGAAAGATCGAACGCCCGTTCAATCTGCCGGCGAAATGGACGGCAGCGAATGAGATGAGTATCGTGGGGGCGACGCTGGGAAGGTATGCGTACCTGTCGGCGGCTGCCTGCGCGCCTGCCTGCACCAGCCCTGAAACCGGCGTAAGCGTTACCACATAGTATAGCCAGACGGCTGTAAAGGCCTTGTTCTTTTTAAAGGTGTACGCGCATAGAAGGCTGATCGCCAGAAAAACGATAGCCGTAAAAACGTATTCTGCCGAGAGGACTGTTACATTTCCGGGGTGGGGGTAGAAGGGGGCGAGCCCTGCCGGCACCAGAAGTTTTCCTATATAGAAGATGAAGGCCTTCAAGGCGATCATCACACGCCCCTGCAGGCTTACATCAGCGGTTGTAGAGATTGCGGCCTGCTGGGTCGAGAGGGTTATGGCCGCTGAAAGGATGCTCAGGGCGAAAAATGGGATCTTTTCGATTATGGCGCGTTTCAAGCCCTTCCCAAGGCGCTCAAGCGGATAGAGGTCAAGTAGCAGGAGGACGATGGGCAAAGAGACGACCATCGGCTTGCTCATGAGGCCGAGGGCGAATAAGAGAAGGGCCGCGGCGTACAAGCCCCTGGATGGGGCCAGCGCGTATCTCATGTAGGCGAGCAGGCTCAGAAGGAAGAAGAAGGCGCTCAAGACGTCCTTCCTTTCCGATATCCACGCGACCGACTCAACGTGAACAGGGTGCAGCCCGAAGATGAGCCCCGCGAGAAGAGCGCCAGCGAGCGCGGTCCGTTCCGGCAGTTTTATCGCCTGGGCGATACGGACGGCGATGAGCGCGACAAGGGCGCTATTCACGGAATGGAAGAGCGAATTGGTAAGGTGATAGCCTGCCGGGGCAAGTCCCCATACCAGGTAGTCAAGTGCATAGGAGAAGATAACGAGGGGCTGCCAGTTGGCGACAAAAGAATTTGTGAAAGCGCCCTTTACAAGCTCCATCCCGCCTGTTCGCAGAAGCGTATTATCCGTTACGTAGATCGGGTCGTCCCAGTTGACGAAGCCGAACCAAAGGGACGGCAGATAGAGCGCAAAGGTGACAGCCGCCACGATGGCTGCGACGACGTTTTCCTTATAGACGTATCCCTTACCGACCATGAGAAGGGCCTTTCCCTTGCTATCTCAAATAGACAAGGATTATAAATCAATATGCCCCCCTCCTTCCAGATTGTTTTTTTTCCTTTCAATCAAAAGAATAGTCCCGGGGGCGTAGAAATAGTATTATCTCCCCTTCGGGAAGCGGGGGCGGGGCTCATCGCCATTCAATTATCGAAGGAGGAGCCGGAAGTTGAAGCACGGCGGCCATGGCCTTAAGGCCCTCATTTTATCTTCATCCATCGTTCTCTTTTTTTGTCAGAGCGCAGTCGCGGAAGTCATTACCTCGCTGCCCGACCCAGGCAAAAACGCTGTTGCCCTGACCTTTGACGCGTGCGAGACAAAGACCCCGTCGCACTTCGACAAAAAGGTCCTCGATTACCTCGTTAAAGAAAAGATACCATTTACGGTCTTCATAACGGGCAGGTTCGCTGAAAGGAACAAAGAAGACATATTAAGGCTTGCCGAGCTTGGCTTTGTCGAGTTGGAGAACCATTCGAGGAACCATGTCATGCACATGGAGGCGTTGAGCGAAAAAGAGGTGCTCGAAGAGATATCCGATAACGTGCTCAAGGGGATAACCGGCAAAAAGACGAAGTTTTTCAGGTTTCCGGCAGGTAACTATGACCAGAAGACGCTCGAGCTGGTCGAGCGGAAATACAAGGTGGTACATTGGACCTTCCCAAGCGGCGACCCTGATAAGAATATAACCGCGGAGATGCTTGTAAAGTCAGTCACCTCAAATACCAGGCCAGGCGACATATTGATCTTTCATATAAACGGGAGGGGGTACGGCACGGCAGAGGCGTTGCCGGAGATAGTCGAGCGGCTTAGGAAAAGGGGGCTCCATTTTGTAAAACTGGAGGAGATTATCCAGCCCTGAACCCTTTAGGTGAAGGAAAGGTTACTCGACAGGGTGGCCGCAAGCGGCTTTAGCGAAACGCACACCCCGTTTCAGCGCCCCCTGAAGAACCTCTTGACGATAGCGATGAGGATGCTCGTGGCCACAAACCCGGCAAGGAGCGCCGCAACAGGGTCTGTTGTTATCCTCTCCCAGAACGTGTTTATGATATACTCCAAACCGTCCTCCTTTCAGGTACTTATACCACTTTCAAGTACGCATTTGCAATCGGTAGTGGCCTTTCACCGGAGCGCCTTCTTTTGAGCCCTTATAACTATAAATGAGCCCTCACCATGCCCTTCCTTCGGCTCCTCAGGCTTACCAGTTGGCCTCGTGAAAAGCGACTGGGAGAATGCGAGGTCCGCAAAGCCGGACGTCCGCAGTAGCTCGATAGCCTCGGAGGTGGAAAAGAGTTTCGCGTCCCGGTAGAACTCATCATCGCCTTTTCTTGAGGAATACTCCTTGCCCAGCTCGCTTTCCCTGTCTATCATCGCAAGTAGAAGGCAGCCGCCGGGCCTTATTATCCTTCGTGCCTCCTTCAGGGCGGTCTCCGCGTCGTCAACGAAGCAAAGCACATCTACCATGAGGGCGAAGTCGAAGCTGTCATTCAAAAAAGGCAGCCTTTCGGCAACTCCCGCGACGGCGTCGATGCCCCGTCTTCTCGCCAGCCCCCTCATAGCCCCAGAGGGCTCAACGCCTGTGCGGATGCCAAGGGCTTTTGCGAACCTCCAGGTCCCCGTCCCTATCTCTATCCCATCGCCGCCCTGGGGGCAGGAGCATCCTTATGGCCTTGAGTTCGGAAGCGAAGAGAGCCATGTTCCTGTCGAACCAGCCATCATATCTTTCGGCGAACCTGTCGAACTGATCGGTCTTTGCCATCGCGGATTTGACAACTCCTGTTAATTCATTTAATGTACCCTCTAATATTTTCGAAAGTCAAAGGGAAAAGGCTTGAGCGCGAGGCAGGATGAGATCTTCATGGCCGAGGCCATGAAAGAGGCCCGAAAGGCCGCCGCAAAGGGCGAGGTGCCTGTAGGCGCGGTGATAGTCCTCGACGGCAAGGTAATAGCCAGGGGCCATAACAGGCGTGAGACAGCGAACGACCCTTGCGCCCACGCGGAGCTTCTCGCCATCAGGTCAGCCTCAAGAAAGCTCGGCAGCTGGAGGCTTTCAGGGACGACGCTTTACGTAACGCTCGAGCCGTGCCTCATGTGCATGGGGGCGATAGTCCTGGCGCGCATCCCAAGGATGGTCTTCGGCCCCATGGACCCGAAGGCGGGCGCGGCTGGCTCTCTTTACGACATACCGGCCGACAGCAGGCTTAACCACAGGGTCCATACAAGGGCAGGGGTCCTCGCGTCAGTATCGGAAGAGCTCCTTAAATCATTTTTCAGGAAGCTAAGGGCGGAAAAAAGGGAAAAAAGAGGGGAAAAGCCCTCGTAATCCCTGTTTTCATATATAATGGTATAAATCACTTTTGGGAGAAATCGATGAGCCTTTCCGACGCGATATTCAGGGAGTACGACATAAGGGGGCTGTGGGGCAAGGACCTTACGGTAGAGGTCGCCGAGCTTATCGGCAGGGCCTACGCGATATTTGCTGAAAGGCACGGCGCCAAGATCGGTCCCGGCTTCAAGATAACGGTGGGCAGGGACGTGAGGATGAGCTCAAAGCCCCTCTATGACGCGCTCGTCCTTGGCTTGACCGAGAGCGGGGTAAACGTAATCGATATAGGCGAGTGCCCGACCCCCTTGCAGTATTTCTCGATGCACACACTTAAGGTGGGCGGCGGCGTCATGATAACCGGAAGCCATAACCCCTCCGAGTACAACGGCTTCAAGGTGAGCGTCGGCAAAGAGACGATCCACGGCCATGGGATACAGGAGCTGAAAAAAGTCATAAAGGAAGAGGTTCTGGGTAAACCCGCCCGCAAGGCGGCAACTCCCGGTACGGTAGAGACCTTCGACGTAATAAAAAGCTACGTGGAGTATGTGGGTAACTCTGTAAGGCTGCCGGCGACGGAAAAACCCATCAAGATCGTGCTCGACTCCGGCAACGGTACCGCCGGGGCGGTCGCACCGCAGCTTCTGAGAAAGCTCGGGTGCGATATAATAGAGCTCTACAGCGAGCCGGACGGCTCTTTCCCCAACCACCACCCGGACCCGACCGTCCAGGAGAACCTGCTCGACCTTATCCAGACGATAAGGCGGGTGGGGGCTGACTTCGGGGTCGCCTATGACGGGGATGCCGACAGAATAGGCATCGT
It includes:
- a CDS encoding fatty acid hydroxylase, whose product is MNMFILDSEIYIRLGFFLSIFAFMAVWEIAAPRRAFTTSKLSRWYRNISITFLNAVVVRILFPVTALGVALIARERGWGVFNIFSAGDLIAGVIAIMALDLIIYLQHRWFHSAQTFWRIHMVHHTDLDVDVTTGARFHPFEIILSMMIKMLAIIIIGAPAWSVLAFEVLLNGTSMFNHSNAYIGLRTDGILRKFIVTPDMHRVHHSVLTDETNSNFGFNLPWWDHLFGTYRRLPADGHQGMTIGLPDFRDPDRLTLSSILAMPVTMGKRS
- a CDS encoding addiction module protein; the protein is METYPYSIEYYLTAANKKPFKEWLGGLDIGARAKIRVRLDRVRLGNLGKNRSVGEGVYELKIDYGPGYRVYYALNGKTVVLLLIGGDKSTQKKDILLAKAYWQDHKERKQ
- a CDS encoding putative addiction module antidote protein, whose translation is MTKKITSYQEDLIESLKDPREAAEYLNAAIEDGDKEVFLLAMRNVILAHGGMAVVAKKARMNRESLYRMLSKKGNPELKSILNLLQIVGLKISIESGKNSRTKTVKRKAA
- a CDS encoding PhnA protein is translated as MDVKDSNGNALSDGDSVQVIKDLKVKGSSITLKRGKVFKSIRLTSKNDEVECREGKTTIVLRTEFLKKA
- a CDS encoding polysaccharide deacetylase — protein: MKHGGHGLKALILSSSIVLFFCQSAVAEVITSLPDPGKNAVALTFDACETKTPSHFDKKVLDYLVKEKIPFTVFITGRFAERNKEDILRLAELGFVELENHSRNHVMHMEALSEKEVLEEISDNVLKGITGKKTKFFRFPAGNYDQKTLELVERKYKVVHWTFPSGDPDKNITAEMLVKSVTSNTRPGDILIFHINGRGYGTAEALPEIVERLRKRGLHFVKLEEIIQP
- a CDS encoding tRNA-specific adenosine deaminase, which codes for MAEAMKEARKAAAKGEVPVGAVIVLDGKVIARGHNRRETANDPCAHAELLAIRSASRKLGSWRLSGTTLYVTLEPCLMCMGAIVLARIPRMVFGPMDPKAGAAGSLYDIPADSRLNHRVHTRAGVLASVSEELLKSFFRKLRAEKREKRGEKPS
- a CDS encoding phosphomannomutase — encoded protein: MSLSDAIFREYDIRGLWGKDLTVEVAELIGRAYAIFAERHGAKIGPGFKITVGRDVRMSSKPLYDALVLGLTESGVNVIDIGECPTPLQYFSMHTLKVGGGVMITGSHNPSEYNGFKVSVGKETIHGHGIQELKKVIKEEVLGKPARKAATPGTVETFDVIKSYVEYVGNSVRLPATEKPIKIVLDSGNGTAGAVAPQLLRKLGCDIIELYSEPDGSFPNHHPDPTVQENLLDLIQTIRRVGADFGVAYDGDADRIGIVDERGGIIWGDKLMVIFSRSILKERPGATIVGEVKCSQVMYDEIARMGGKPLMWKTGHSLIKAKMKEVGASMAGEMSGHIFFADKWFGFDDAVYSSCRVAEIAAMERAANPAFRFSSMLAGLPETVVTPEIRIDCPDELKFSVIGMLEEAIGSGSEDFKIRDIIKIDGLRVNFEGGWALVRASNTQPVLVLRFEATDRALLEKAKAFIKEKLEAVRPGESIEI